The Klebsiella quasivariicola region AAGGCATCGGTCGCCATCCCGGCGCCAAAAATGCGCGCCACAATCGCATCGCGGGCAAAGCCCAGCACGCGCGAAAACATGGTCATCGAACTGACTGCCGCCAGTGATTTTAAAAGGTTCATTACGCTGTTATTCCAAACCCTGGAGTAAAACGCCCGCAAATGCGGGCGCTGGAAAGTGGCGATAGTCTACCGGGTTCAACATGAATTACTACTGTCAGTTGTTACAACGGATTATTCACTAATGGCGTCGCGCCAGAGTTTATCGACCACCCGCTGAGCTAACAGCGCCTGTTCGCCTGCGGTTTCAGGAACCGTCTGATTTTGCACGCATTCGATAAAATGGCGCGCGCAGCCGACAAAGCCGCGCTGCTCAAGGGTGGTTTGCCAGCCGGCGACCGGGCGCTGAACCACGCCATGACCACACTCCTCCTGCCATTCGCGCATCTCGCTCACCGCATATAACCCGCCATCCGTAACCGCCTGCACCCACTCACGCTGGCTGCCAGCGCGGCGATGCATACTGGTGGTGACCTGCAGCCTGGGTGAACTAAACTGGTGTTCGGCATAGAGCATTTCGCCCTGAGGGGTGATCTGCAACGCGCCACCGCGCAGGCGCGCCTGGCCGTCGGCCAGCCACAGCGCGGTATCCACTACGTGCAAATAGTCATCGAGCAACGTAAAGCGCAAATCGTTGCCCACGCTATCACTCCGGTGCTTATCCATCCGCAGCGACGCCGCCTCGCCCAGCCGTCCCTTTAGCTCACGATAAAGCGGCGCAAAGCGGCGATTGAACCCGACCATCAGCGTCAGATGACGCCGCGCCGCCAGCTCGACCAGCGCCTCTGCCTCGCTTAGCTTGTCCGCCAGCGGTTTATCGACACAAACATGAACTCCGGCATTCAGCAAGTGATTCACTACTTCATAATGTGAAGCCGTCGAAGTATGAACAAAAACCGCATCGCACTGCGCCGCCAGGGCATCCAGCGAATCGGCATACGGGATGCGCCAGGTTTCACAGACGCGCAGCGCCTTCTCTCTTCCCGGCGACCAGGCCGCCTGCAGCGTCCAGTTTTCCGCCGCCCCCAGCACCGGCAACCACGCTTTCTGCGCGATGCCGCCTAAGCCAACCACCCCGATGCGCAATTTGGTGCCCACATTTAATCTCCCAGATGGTGTAACAGAGAGTCGAGGCGCGCTTTTAACTCCGCCACCTCACCTTCCAGTGCTTCAACCCGGGCACGCAGATCGTCATCACCTTCCAGCGGCGCGAGTGCTTCCACCGTGGTGATCAGCGTGTCCATATCATCGCAAAACAGATGCATATAACGGCTTTCCCGTTTCCCCGGTTCCCGTGGCAGGCGGGCAACAAAAGGACCATCCTCGCGCGTCGCTAGCCCTTCCAGCACGCTTTCCACTTCCGCCATATCGCTGAACTCATGCATCCGCTGCGCGCGGCTACGGAGTTCACCCGGCGTCTGGGCGCCGCGCAGCAGTAGCGTCGTCACCACCGCTACTTCGCCGGCGCTGAGTTTCAGATCGCCAAATTCAGAGTTGCAAAAACGCTGCTCATACTTGGTCACTCGATTGCCGAATCCGCTTACCGTACGCAAATAGTGGCGCTTCACCAGGGTATCCAGCAGCGACTGGACCTCACCTTCGCTCAGGGACATCACCGGTTCGCGGTTGCTTTTCTGATTGCAGGCGGTGACCACAGCGTTCACCGACAGCGGATACTGTTCGGGCGTGGTGACCTGCTTTTCCAGCAAACAACCAATGACGCGCGCTTCATGCGCGGTTAATTGATATTTCATCCTCTCTCCTTAGCGCCCTGCTGACCAGTCTGACGTCGTTAACGCCGTTAACACATGGTCACGCCACTGCCCGTCAATCAGCAGATAATCTTTGGCGTAACCCTCCTTTTCGAACCCCAAGCGCGCCAGCAGCGCGCCGCTGCGCTGATTATGCGGCATATAGTTGGCCATGATGCGATGAATATGCTGCGTGCGCTGCATATAGCGAATTGCCGTGGTCAGCGCTTCAAACATCAGCCCCTGCCCCTGCCACTTCTCGCCAATGGAGTAGCCGAGATAGCAGGCATGAAATGACCCGCGCACCACGTTGGAGAAGTTCGCCACGCCGACGATCTCTTTTTCTTCTGGATCGAGCAGCGCGAAATAGAATGCTGAACCCTGCTTATGGAATTCGGCAATCATTGACAGGCGCGCCTGCCATCCGGAAGGATAGCAGTGGCTGTCGTCACGTACCGGCTCCCACGGTTTTAAGAACGCTTTATTCTCGGCGTAATAATCGGCCAGACGCCAGGCGTCACGATCGTGAACCAGGCGCACCACCAGCCGGTCCGTCGTCAAACGCACCTTCGGCACGTTACTGCGATAGCCAAACATTTCCTCTTCAGTCCCCCTGACTTGAATCTTGCTTTCATCACTATACCTGTCCTGCGCGGCGGTGTGAAAACAGCAACATACCATTTTCTGCGCCATCTCCTCTTTTCGATGATTAGCCTCAATCGAACTTGCATTTTGATAAAAAAATATTGTCGCAAGGGCGCTGGGAAAAGCAGCAGATTGCCCGCAGAATATCTTCGCTTATCTCTCTTTTTCCCTGGAGGGGAAATGTCCCGCGTCTCGCAGGCAAGGAGCCTGGGTAAATATTTCCTGTTAGTCGATAACATGCTGGTGGTGCTGGGCTTTTTTGTCGTCTTTCCGCTGATATCCATCCGCTTTGTCGATCAGATGGGCTGGGCGGCGCTGATGGTCGGCATTGCGCTCGGCCTGCGCCAGCTGGTGCAGCAGGGAT contains the following coding sequences:
- a CDS encoding Gfo/Idh/MocA family protein, which gives rise to MRIGVVGLGGIAQKAWLPVLGAAENWTLQAAWSPGREKALRVCETWRIPYADSLDALAAQCDAVFVHTSTASHYEVVNHLLNAGVHVCVDKPLADKLSEAEALVELAARRHLTLMVGFNRRFAPLYRELKGRLGEAASLRMDKHRSDSVGNDLRFTLLDDYLHVVDTALWLADGQARLRGGALQITPQGEMLYAEHQFSSPRLQVTTSMHRRAGSQREWVQAVTDGGLYAVSEMREWQEECGHGVVQRPVAGWQTTLEQRGFVGCARHFIECVQNQTVPETAGEQALLAQRVVDKLWRDAISE
- a CDS encoding YceH family protein; translation: MKYQLTAHEARVIGCLLEKQVTTPEQYPLSVNAVVTACNQKSNREPVMSLSEGEVQSLLDTLVKRHYLRTVSGFGNRVTKYEQRFCNSEFGDLKLSAGEVAVVTTLLLRGAQTPGELRSRAQRMHEFSDMAEVESVLEGLATREDGPFVARLPREPGKRESRYMHLFCDDMDTLITTVEALAPLEGDDDLRARVEALEGEVAELKARLDSLLHHLGD
- the rimJ gene encoding ribosomal protein S5-alanine N-acetyltransferase — translated: MFGYRSNVPKVRLTTDRLVVRLVHDRDAWRLADYYAENKAFLKPWEPVRDDSHCYPSGWQARLSMIAEFHKQGSAFYFALLDPEEKEIVGVANFSNVVRGSFHACYLGYSIGEKWQGQGLMFEALTTAIRYMQRTQHIHRIMANYMPHNQRSGALLARLGFEKEGYAKDYLLIDGQWRDHVLTALTTSDWSAGR